One genomic window of Salvia miltiorrhiza cultivar Shanhuang (shh) chromosome 4, IMPLAD_Smil_shh, whole genome shotgun sequence includes the following:
- the LOC131020544 gene encoding uncharacterized protein LOC131020544: MWLKRVIPLSLSHSHQQSRRLSSSSRGVGGGPWLMLPPARSGNTAAYNLYSPVKGQVVSFNINGNDETVEVMQDPATRLVGSSHGWLALFNPRRRAFFLSNPLSGRRIDLPHPPTDFIVPPLKVIVSSSSPDDDDCRALMMFDSDAYSYVCRPGRSAWTLFGKFAYEDFVYSAARKRFLCVLQDQFMHDSDDEELEPWDLECWNVVQEPEPTIDWKAETLDSEFLHKQMREVSFRFKRYMRYLVADAFVVTRYFNWYKKYEKTVGFDVHRIGKGVASRYMEGSLDGLVMFVGVNESFAVAASEFPELQPDSIYYTHNSFYDDGDVYGGHDLGIFYYRNKTWSPCYYPCDPSSFKNIHPPPIWYTPTPIPTTI; the protein is encoded by the coding sequence ATGTGGCTGAAGCGTGTgatccccctctctctctcccactcCCACCAGCAATCTCGAAGACTctccagcagcagcaggggCGTCGGAGGAGGGCCATGGTTGATGCTTCCACCGGCGCGGTCAGGGAATACGGCGGCGTACAATTTATACTCTCCCGTGAAGGGACAAGTAGTGAGCTTCAACATCAACGGCAACGATGAGACAGTAGAGGTAATGCAGGACCCCGCAACTAGGTTGGTGGGGTCGTCGCATGGCTGGCTAGCTCTGTTCAACCCCCGCCGCAGGGCCTTTTTCCTGTCGAATCCCCTCTCCGGTCGCCGCATAGATCTTCCGCACCCGCCCACCGACTTTATCGTTCCTCCTCTCAAGGTGATCGTCTCGTCGTCCTCTCCCGACGACGACGACTGTCGTGCCTTGATGATGTTTGACTCTGATGCATATTCCTATGTCTGCCGTCCCGGCCGCAGCGCATGGACTCTCTTCGGCAAATTTGCTTACGAAGATTTCGTCTACTCCGCCGCACGGAAACGATTTCTGTGCGTGCTGCAAGATCAATTTATGCATGATTCCGACGACGAGGAGTTGGAGCCGTGGGACTTGGAGTGCTGGAATGTTGTACAAGAACCGGAACCAACGATCGACTGGAAGGCTGAGACATTGGATTCTGAGTTTCTTCATAAGCAAATGAGAGAGGTTAGTTTCCGCTTCAAGCGGTACATGAGATACCTGGTAGCCGACGCCTTCGTCGTCACGCGCTATTTCAACTGGTacaaaaaatatgagaaaacGGTTGGATTTGATGTGCATAGAATCGGCAAGGGCGTAGCGTCGCGTTACATGGAGGGCAGCTTGGATGGGCTGGTGATGTTTGTCGGAGTCAACGAGTCGTTTGCGGTGGCGGCGTCGGAGTTCCCGGAGTTGCAGCCGGATTCCATTTACTACACACACAACAGCTTCTACGACGATGGTGATGTGTATGGCGGTCACGATCTTGGCATTTTTTATTATCGTAACAAGACTTGGTCTCCTTGCTATTATCCCTGCGACCCTTCAAGTTTCAAAAACATTCATCCACCACCTATATGGTATACTCCCACCCCCATCCCCACcactatataa
- the LOC131020543 gene encoding F-box/LRR-repeat/kelch-repeat protein At2g27520-like, with translation MPPKRNPNRSKEAVEINAMADCLFPHDIMIAILTRLPVKSLFRFRCVCKPWSCLVFNPSFIKLHTTLSLESPRPRAALTHLLNCPVLSVHPNRVAPSDAPDLWLDHCNGMVCMTRPSYTQKIVLWNPATNLWKILPDSSARFGAAQMVSLGFGCNADGDDFKVVRIACMKGRKMKTEVEVYSSKSGSWTTIEDVGFKFTVMYPMNHVIVNGDPYWFACTVGRESENGEFDLLRFDATNMRFTVVALPRVDRLGQGPWPFVSWEGSIAVLSCIKKDDNWLQEIDVWCYEGGGEWNMKRRFRVNRRLQVDQCLDCSSSGKILGGCTDGKLFILDTKTRRIDVSKLKKGKGRTFQIFAYDESLSYVTGMTPAGVSVSNKEQKPEFNDMDGFFVSSFNHSNGQVACYYALE, from the coding sequence ATGCCTCCGAAAAGAAACCCCAATCGCTCCAAAGAAGCGGTGGAGATTAACGCCATGGCTGACTGCTTGTTTCCTCACGACATTATGATCGCCATTTTGACGCGACTGCCCGTCAAGTCTCTCTTCCGATTCAGGTGTGTCTGCAAGCCCTGGAGCTGCCTCGTCTTCAACCCGAGCTTCATAAAGCTCCACaccactctctctctagaatcCCCGAGGCCGAGAGCTGCTCTAACCCATCTCCTCAACTGCCCTGTTTTAAGCGTCCACCCCAACAGGGTTGCCCCAAGTGATGCACCAGACCTCTGGTTAGATCACTGCAACGGCATGGTTTGCATGACCCGCCCTTCCTACACCCAAAAAATTGTTCTCTGGAACCCTGCTACTAATTTGTGGAAAATTCTTCCGGATTCCAGTGCTAGGTTTGGGGCTGCGCAGATGGTCTCGCTAGGGTTTGGTTGCAATGCAGATGGGGACGACTTCAAGGTGGTGAGAATTGCGTGTATGAAGGGAAGGAAAATGAAGACTGAGGTTGAGGTTTATTCCTCAAAGTCTGGTTCATGGACAACCATTGAGGACGTGGGGTTTAAGTTCACAGTCATGTACCCTATGAATCATGTTATTGTGAATGGAGACCCCTACTGGTTCGCCTGCACCGTCGGGAGAGAAAGCGAAAATGGTGAGTTTGATTTGCTGAGATTTGATGCCACTAACATGAGATTCACAGTTGTGGCGTTGCCGAGGGTTGACAGATTGGGGCAAGGGCCGTGGCCGTTTGTGAGCTGGGAGGGGTCTATTGCTGTGCTCTCCTGTATCAAAAAAGATGACAACTGGTTGCAGGAGATTGATGTGTGGTGTTATGAGGGTGGTGGTGAATGGAACATGAAGAGGAGGTTCAGGGTGAATCGACGCTTGCAGGTGGATCAGTGCCTCGATTGTTCGAGTTCAGGCAAGATTCTCGGTGGTTGCACGGATGGGAAGCTCTTCATCTTAGATACGAAGACGAGACGTATTGATGTGAGCAAGCTGAAGAAAGGGAAAGGGCGTACGTTCCAGATTTTCGCTTATGATGAGAGCTTGTCCTATGTGACGGGCATGACCCCCGCGGGTGTGAGTGTGAGCAACAAGGAGCAAAAGCCCGAGTTCAATGACATGGATGGCTTCTTCGTGTCGAGCTTCAACCACAGCAATGGCCAGGTCGCTTGCTACTACGCGTTGGAATGA